In Salmo salar chromosome ssa15, Ssal_v3.1, whole genome shotgun sequence, one genomic interval encodes:
- the LOC106571335 gene encoding CASP8-associated protein 2 isoform X2: protein MEGDLMDEVYGDLSQDNCNTVAAFDDDSVDIYSGLESPSPRIYPNAERNCTLLSPQNLSSMDLYEEIITEEQQDKDTSYNELRTRYNAAQSQIEELHRRLQQIETKNTTLNTENSRLKKNICALIKTAKMEVVRKDEEINRLSQSFRPERGPAAHHQSQMNCLKNQVPLRLNPTGPSQPRQPEVPTRLNPTGPPPATQLPGSKDCVVKDLHQLLRKDRDVVLPQPPSDARVFRPPLPVTSRGDSEAPVKGTSSSVSSSSKDSVSRHHTRELGLSDKPKQTKHREGRGENPRLSESKEQRHKNSPDVNKESHSDERNRSHRAQKDIGKYDSKSNRSRYPYPSDVEVHRRSDGSKSPHSDILHCTASSHRTSKGLPKDSADILSTGSSRHDKVLSFDKDDDKRSRSIKDISSKNRRHAYSNQASPTKRSSEYFNRKGGTSPPRDHRRKKERKREDEIRKEKNKSGERKNSCTERGKEREEKRTKERYRCSADVSKDKNMVNGKVREQKTHEESEVLPPEAKVAEKSSIEENGPNRKLSFMETLNLTLSPVKTPRQSAEVKEQEECTPPDEVPEDQSAEDREQPDLGELLVLDQIISSVFENPVVQPSSEISTPPEPESMESRHTERESCQDAEKPLSEATVAKERHKCQLEVEDSTVQDGSEGSPELPEAIEGQRTKPTTPEPLRKDCVSAPDCDIVLKTPLKSRLEKCASESKTGTSKDLTADAVSATTTTVTENCGNNSNTDTGLSANGLITEHSTGDSLVIITDRSNSETPSALVCKSQAVETVTQDPPAAVCVGHPAVEGGPGKQSESLQLSPLVQPEGLQQLPASIISNSSLELDVTEEGQYVSKDAVSSTNSMEVDICITSEVITDVTEISVECMKEKTVVEQSLPLSSIGVSKVSSTTGEVAPSEQHNSGLAETLKKYLNSEPSYTENEEENVEPSSSIPMAHDEDSMMLTLSNLKVIPHAISPLTSPVRLKTKSQQLPCHSKPAYVKSLCKEFRSATGDSNSKKLEVNQENNNPGCSVTRAAQRDVDESSVHPSSLEELEEGEIVSESEEEETPVMPSSPDMTVRPTRSNKNQPTLKSSPRLSKKPAKENSLVSQQNFKLRSKTLTSPFGSPTSNKTRYKTVQPPLPKAALSTVEEVMAMLAKIRYECRKKYMKLHSTFPKKTFCGVMDMSFFPSFTDFVDSVSFTKLCSQEDYLKVKLKNIIISVLSKLSNNGIVNRIFDQEPLNMKLKLWEFVDVQLDFLFKEIQTALRSVCKSSNGSQSAGAEKRDSLSGNGVPKLPVKSPKLPVKSPKLPVKSPKLPVKSPKLPVKSPKPSVAAELKMQQGVTITRTSAPKRLQKELTECVETSMKRSRSRTVPPCKTGLGKGKNIKMSFEEDMESEPQTSDPPVIQPPLQQVVELLPSNSSSSAEKTATYVRRLSQNGSLHDKPDFEILTEQQASSLTFNLVTDSQMGEIFKCLLQGSDLLETSVSAGDNHGWSLGTPLKERESFLGVGTPSKVGTPSKLIATWSAISPMKFSSPNSKVQIPLNPSLLDESCMLDVPSGLPESRMTPQSSVFSHRSYSILAEDLSGSLTIPSPLKSDNHLSFLHPASGEPMSAPDSVISAHFSEDALMNGEDATEQDIHLALDTDNSSGASSGGGRTREAPVNPLFHFKPHMPMQAVVMEKSNDHFIVRIRHANTNSTNSGVNSTNSGVNSTNSGVNSTNSGVNSINSTNSGVNSTNSGVNSTNSGVNSSSLDSVNSTYQGNNSSSPGSVNSTYQGNNSSSPGSVNSTYQGNNSSSPGSVNSTSLGINSSSLVVNSLSPDINSTNLGINSSQGVNSSSPGSVNSTYPGNNATNPENNCAYPCVNFTSPEVISTNPGISPTSADINPGGAESPQTPPEEDQPPEKTPSKSPFSEASPPFYLSSLSTSTETASALSSPCLTIIEDTPERDHSKGKTGKKRTRHHVETKAKRAKKVIPERSMHKNKSSKSPKGKGTGSSKRERSKVTTPPQSTPSPNSLSAKNIIVKKGEVMVTWTRDEDRDILLALKMKGSSPDTFSALSEKLNKTPAQR from the exons ATGGAGGGGGATTTGATGGACGAAGTGTATGGTGATCTCAGCCAAGACAACTGCA ATACGGTGGCAGCTTTCGATGATGATTCTGTGGATATTTATTCTGGTTTGGAAAGTCCAAGTCCGAGGATTTATCCAAATGCAG AAAGAAACTGCACACTCCTTTCACCACAGAATCTGAGCTCTATGGATTTATATGAAGAAATCATAACAGAGGAACAACAGGATAAAGACACTTCCTACAATGAG TTGAGGACAAGATACAATGCTGCACAAAGCCAAATTGAAGAGTTACATAGGCGGTTGCAGCAGATTGAAACAAAG AATACAACGCTGAACACTGAGAACAGCCGTCTGAAGAAGAACATCTGTGCGCTCATCAAAACAGCTAAAATGGAGGTTGTGCGGAAGGACGAGGAGATAAATAGGTTGAGCCAAAG TTTCAGGCCAGAGAGAGGTCCTGCTGCTCACCATCAATCTCAGATGAACTGCTTGAAAAATCAAGTTCCATTGAGACTGAATCCTACGGGGCCTTCGCAACCACGCCAACCAGAAGTTCCAACCAGACTGAATCCTACGGGTCCACCGCCAGCAACTCAACTACCAGGATCTAAGGATTGTGTTGTGAAGGATCTTCATCAGCTGCTCCGTAAAGACAGAGATGTGGTCCTCCCCCAACCCCCATCTGACGCAAGAGTTTTCAGACCACCACTTCCTGTCACCTCTAGAGGTGATTCAGAAGCTCCAGTGAAAGGCACATCTTCTTCTGTTAGTAGTTCCAGTAAGGACTCTGTGAGTAGACACCATACACGTGAACTAGGCCTGTCAGACAAGCCGAAACAAACCAAGcacagagaaggcagaggtgAAAATCCCAGGCTGTCTGAGTCAAAGGAGCAGCGACATAAAAACAGTCCAGATGTAAATAAGGAATCTCATTCAGATGAGAGGAACCGGTCACACAGAGCACAAAAAGATATTGGAAAATATGACTCTAAGTCAAACAGAAGCAGATACCCTTATCCCTCAGATGTTGAGGTACACAGGAGATCAGATGGGTCTAAAAGCCCACACTCAGACATTTTGCATTGCACTGCTTCCTCTCACCGTACGTCTAAAGGATTGCCTAAAGACAGTGCAGACATTCTATCAACAGGGTCTAGTCGGCATGATAAGGTGCTTAGCTTTGATAAGGATGACGATAAGCGTAGTAGAAGTATTAAAGACATTTCCTCTAAAAACAGAAGGCATGCCTATTCAAATCAAGCCAGTCCCACTAAACGATCCAGTGAATATTTTAATCGCAAGGGAGGGACAAGTCCTCCAAGGGACCATCGaaggaaaaaagagagaaaaagagaggatgaGATcagaaaagaaaaaaataagtcaGGAGAAAGAAAAAACAGTtgtacagagagaggaaaggagcgtGAGGAAAAAAGAACAAAGGAACGTTACCGATGCAGTGCGGACGTCAGTAAGGACAAGAACATGGTCAACGGTAAAGTCAGGGAGCAAAAGACACATGAGGAATCGGAAGTGCTTCCACCTGAGGCCAAAGTGGCTGAGAAAAGCTCTATAGAGGAAAACGGTCCAAACAGAAAGTTAAGTTTCATGGAAACTCTGAACCTCACCCTGTCACCAGTTAAAACACCAAGACAGTCTGCTGAAGTCAAGGAGCAGGAGGAGTGCACACCACCTGATGAGGTTCCTGAAGACCAGTCAGCAGAAGACCGTGAACAGCCTGATCTTGGAGAATTGCTTGTATTAGACCAAATCATCAGTAGTGTCTTTGAGAACCCAGTTGTACAGCCCTCTTCAGAAATCTCAACGCCTCCAGAACCTGAAAGTATGGAGagtagacatacagagagagaatctTGTCAGGATGCTGAAAAGCCTCTGTCTGAAGCCACAGTAGCAAAAGAGCGACATAAGTGCCAGTTAGAAGTAGAAGACAGTACTGTCCAAGATGGCTCTGAAGGAAGTCCTGAGCTGCCCGAGGCCATAGAGGGTCAGAGGACTAAACCCACCACACCAGAACCTCTCAGGAAGGATTGTGTTTCAGCTCCAGACTGTGACATTGTTTTGAAAACTCCACTGAAGAGCAGACTTGAAAAATGTGCCTCAGAAAGCAAAACTGGCACGTCTAAGGATTTGACTGCTGATGCTGTCTCTgcgactactactactgtcactgaGAATTGTGGAAACAATTCAAATACCGACACTGGCCTATCTGCTAATGGACTTATCACTGAACATTCAACTGGAGATTCACTTGTTATTATTACTGACAGGTCTAACAGTGAAACTCCCAGTGCTTTGGTCTGTAAAAGCCAAGCTGTTGAAACTGTGACACAAGATCCACCTGCTGCTGTCTGTGTGGGACATCCTGCTGTTGAAGGTGGTCCAGGAAAACAATCAGAATCTCTGCAATTATCACCCCTTGTCCAACCTGAGGGCCTTCAACAACTGCCTGCTTCCATTATTTCTAATTCTAGTCTGGAGTTAGATGTGACAGAGGAGGGGCAATATGTTTCCAAAGATGCTGTGTCCAGTACGAATAGCATGGAGGTAGATATCTGTATCACGTCTGAGGTCATTACTGATGTCACAGAGATATCTGTGGAGTGTATGAAGGAGAAAACCGTTGTGGAACAAAGTTTACCGTTGAGCAGTATTGGGGTGTCTAAGGTGAGCAGCACCACAGGAGAGGTTGCACCATCTGAACAGCACAACAGTGGTTTGGCAGAGACACTGAAGAAGTACCTCAATTCTGAGCCAAGCTACACAGAGAATGAAGAGGAGAATGTTGAGCCCTCTAGCTCCATTCCGATGGCCCATGATGAGGACTCGATGATGCTCACACtgagtaatctaaaagtaattcCACATGCCATAAGCCCACTCACAAGCCCAGTCCGCCTGAAGACAAAAAGCCAGCAGCTGCCATGTCACAGCAAACCTGCTTACGTCAAGAGTCTTTGCAAAG AGTTTCGCAGTGCTACTGGAGATTCCAATTCAAAGAAGTTGGAAGTGAATCAGGAGAACAACAATCCTGGCTGCTCCGTCACACGTGCTGCACAACGAGATGTGGATGAGTCATCTGTCCATCCTTCCAGCCTTGAGGAACTGGAAGAGGGTGAAATTGTTAGTGAAAGTGAAGAGGAAGAAACTCCAGTCATGCCAAGTTCTCCAGACATGACGGTTAGGCCCACAAGATCTAATAAAAATCAACCAACTCTCAAGTCATCCCCTAGACTTTCGAAGAAGCCGGCCAAAGAAAATAGTTTAGTTTCACAACAGAATTTTAAACTCAGAAGTAAAACCTTGACTTCACCATTTGGAAGCCCCACATCAAACAAAACCCGCTACAAAACTGTTCAACCTCCGTTACCCAAAGCTGCCTTGTCTACCGTGGAGGAGGTTATGGCCATGCTTGCAAAGATTCGCTATGAGTGCAGAAAAAAGTACATGAAGCTTCATTCAACATTCCCTAAGAAAACCTTCTGCGGTGTTATGGACATGTCCTTTTTCCCGTCTTTTACAGACTTTGTTGATAGTGTAAGCTTTACTAAACTATGCAGCCAAGAAGATTACCTCAAAGTTAAACTGAAGAACATCATCATTTCTGTTTTGAGTAAGTTATCAAATAATGGCATTGTCAACCGCATCTTTGACCAAGAACCACTTAATATGAAGTTGAAACTGTGGGAATTCGTGGATGTGCAGTTAGACTTCTTATTCAAGGAGATTCAGACTGCACTGAGAAGTGTTTGCAAATCCTCAAACGGAAGCCAGTCGGCAGGAGCAGAAAAAAGAGACAGTCTCTCTGGAAATGGGGTACCCAAGCTGCCTGTGAAGTCCCCCAAGCTGCCTGTGAAGTCCCCCAAGCTGCCTGTGAAGTCCCCCAAGCTGCCTGTGAAGTCCCCCAAGCTGCCTGTGAAGTCCCCCAAGCCATCTGTGGCCGCTGAACTTAAAATGCAGCAGGGAGTGACCATAACCAGAACTTCTGCACCAAAAAGACTGCAAAAGGAATTAACTGAGTGTGTTGAAACCAGCATGAAAAGATCCAGGTCTCGGACTGTCCCCCCTTGCAAAACAGGTCTTGGAAAAGGCAAAAATATTAAAATGTCATTCGAAGAGGATATGGAATCGGAGCCTCAAACCTCAGATCCTCCTGTTATCCAACCTCCTTTGCAACAGGTGGTAGAGCTCTTACCATCAAACAGCTCTTCATCTGCTGAGAAAACAGCAACCTATGTTCGCCGGCTGTCTCAAAATGGCTCACTCCATGACAAGCCTGACTTTGAAATCCTCACAGAACAGCAAGCCTCCAGCCTAACGTTCAACCTGGTAACGGACTCTCAGATGGGAGAGATCTTCAAGTGTCTCTTACAAGGGTCTGATCTGCTAGAAACGAGTGTCTCAGCTGGGGACAATCATGGCTGGTCCCTTGGTACTCctctgaaagaaagagagagtttcCTAGGCGTTGGTACCCCAAGTAAAGTTGGTACTCCCTCTAAACTCATTGCCACATGGTCAGCTATTTCACCTATGAAGTTTTCCTCTCCAAATTCAAAAGTCCAAATTCCACTAAATCCATCTTTGTTGGATGAGAGTTGCATGTTAGATGTGCCCTCTGGCCTACCAGAAAGCAGAATGACACCACAGTCTAGTGTCTTCTCGCATAGATCATATTCCATCTTGGCAGAAGATCTGTCTGGGTCTCTCACAATTCCCTCACCTCTCAAGTCTGACAATCACCTCAGCTTTTTGCACCCAGCCAGCGGGGAGCCCATGTCTGCTCCGGACAGTGTCATCAGTGCACACTTCAGTGAGGATGCCCTTATGAATGGGGAAGACGCTACAGAGCAGGACATTCACCTTGCCCTGGACACGGACAACTCCAGCGGTGCATCAAGCGGTGGTGGCAGGACCAGGGAGGCTCCTGTTAACCCCTTGTTTCACTTCAAGCCTCACATGCCCATGCAGGCAGTAGTGATGGAGAAGTCAAATGATCATTTCATTGTGAGGATACGGCATGCAAACACCAACTCCACCAACTCGGGGGTCAACTCCACCAACTCGGGGGTCAACTCCACCAACTCGGGGGTCAACTCCACCAACTCGGGGGTCAACTCCATCAACTCCACCAACTCGGGGGTCAACTCCACCAACTCGGGGGTCAACTCCACCAACTCGGGGGTCAACTCCTCAAGCTTAGACAGTGTCAACTCTACCTACCAAGGAAATAACTCCTCAAGCCCAGGCAGCGTCAACTCTACCTACCAAGGAAATAACTCCTCAAGCCCAGGCAGCGTCAACTCTACCTACCAAGGAAATAACTCCTCAAGCCCAGGCAGTGTCAACTCCACAAGCTTAGGAATTAATTCATCAAGCCTAGTAGTGAATTCCTTAAGCCCAGACATCAACTCCACCAACCTAGGAATCAACTCAAGCCAAGGAGTCAACTCTTCAAGCCCAGGCAGTGTCAACTCTACCTACCCAGGAAATAATGCCACCAACCCAGAAAATAACTGTGCCTACCCATGTGTCAACTTCACAAGCCCAGAAGTCATTTCTACCAACCCAGGCATCAGCCCCACAAGTGCAGACATCAATCCTGGGGGTGCTGAGAGCCCTCAAACACCACCAGAAGAAGATCAGCCCCCAGAAAAAACTCCTTCAAAATCCCCTTTTTCAGAGGCCAGTCCTCCTTTCTACCTTTCCAGCCTTTCCACAAGCACCGAAACAGCATCTGCGCTATCTTCGCCTTGCCTAACCATCATAGAAGacacaccagagagagaccacagcAAGGGTAAGACCGGGAAAAAGCGGACAAGGCACCATGTGGAAACTAAAGCAAAGCGGGCTAAAAAGGTGATCCCAGAGAGGAGCATGCATAAAAATAAGTCCTCAAAAAGTCCCAAAGGAAAGGGGACTGGAAGctccaagagagagagaagtaaagtCACTACTCCACCCCAATCTACCCCATCACCCAACAGCCTGTCTGCCAAGAATATCATCGTAAAAAAGGGTGAAGTGATGGTGACGTGGACAAG GGATGAAGACCGAGATATTCTCCTCGCACTAAAGATGAAAGGTTCCTCTCCAGATACTTTCTCTGCCCTTTCAGAGAAATTGAACAAGACACCCGCTCAG